In Rhodoflexus caldus, the following proteins share a genomic window:
- a CDS encoding Hsp20/alpha crystallin family protein, with translation MKIFNRDFKVALPSFVENFFDNIFGSNKDANTTLPSVNIADEDAAFDLQVALPGLSKEDIKLEISNNVLVISAHKENSSEHKGVNWLRREFIQSSYYRAFSLPAEADTEKISAKMENGLLTIRVGKKKEALPASRSIKVQ, from the coding sequence ATGAAAATCTTCAATCGCGACTTTAAAGTTGCGCTGCCCTCTTTTGTGGAAAACTTTTTTGATAATATTTTCGGCAGCAACAAAGATGCAAATACCACGCTTCCTTCGGTCAATATTGCCGATGAAGATGCGGCATTTGACTTACAAGTAGCTTTACCGGGGTTGAGCAAGGAAGATATTAAACTGGAAATCAGCAATAATGTGCTGGTTATTTCTGCCCATAAAGAAAATTCAAGCGAGCACAAAGGCGTAAATTGGTTGCGTCGCGAGTTTATCCAAAGCAGTTACTACCGTGCTTTTTCACTGCCTGCCGAAGCCGATACAGAAAAAATTTCGGCCAAAATGGAAAACGGCTTGCTCACCATTCGCGTAGGCAAAAAGAAAGAAGCACTGCCCGCTTCTCGCAGCATCAAAGTTCAATAA
- a CDS encoding heavy metal translocating P-type ATPase, giving the protein MTTVKKTYPVLHMSCASCAASAESILQAQEGVVSAAVNFANTSAAVEFDPEKTDSTALQKALQSVGYDLVIDESEEAHAELEARQQADFQALQRQVILALALALPVMLIGMLAMDMPYANEIMWVLTTPVMLLPGRRFFVSAWKQLKHRTANMDTLVALSTGVAYGMSVFNTLFPHYWHERGLHGHVYFEAAAVVIAFILLGKWLEEKAKRGTASALKKLMGMQAKVATRLNEYGFPETVRISDIQAGDKLQVRAGEKVPVDGKIVEGESFIDESSMTGEPLPAFKQAGDTVWAGTMNGNNPFVMEAVQVGSRTLLAQIIQKVQEAQGSKAPIQQLADRIAAVFVPVVIGISLLTFAVWYAFGEPMQGLFAAITVLVIACPCALGLATPTAIMVGIGKGAEKGILIKDAASLELAKKMDVLVVDKTGTLTQGKPKVVHYQWFTDSAEQQSAAALLAAIEQQTQHPLAEAIVHHLAEQGIAAANVSGSFESIGGKGIRATVGGATYHVGSAQLMREAGIALPDELTSTQTAQTQVFFADSSRLLAAFALQDLPKPEAAEAIRQLTDMGIAVHMLTGDNHATAQAIAKELGIAHFQAEVLPHQKADYIAELQAQGHTVGMAGDGINDSAALARADVGIAMARGADIAIDAAAVTLMHNDLRKIPEAIHLSRRTAAAIRQNLFWAFIYNIIGIPVAAGLLYPFTGFMLNPMLAGAAMALSSVSVVSNSLRLKWA; this is encoded by the coding sequence ATGACAACTGTTAAAAAAACATACCCCGTATTGCATATGTCCTGTGCTTCGTGTGCGGCAAGTGCCGAAAGCATTTTGCAGGCGCAGGAAGGCGTCGTTTCGGCAGCGGTCAATTTTGCCAATACCTCCGCCGCTGTTGAGTTTGACCCCGAAAAAACCGACAGCACCGCTCTGCAAAAAGCCCTGCAATCGGTCGGCTACGATTTAGTCATTGACGAAAGCGAAGAAGCCCACGCCGAATTGGAAGCCCGCCAACAAGCTGATTTTCAGGCGTTACAACGGCAGGTGATTCTTGCCCTTGCGCTGGCACTGCCCGTTATGCTCATCGGGATGCTGGCAATGGACATGCCCTATGCCAACGAGATTATGTGGGTGCTTACAACGCCCGTGATGCTCTTGCCGGGCAGGCGTTTTTTTGTTTCGGCATGGAAGCAACTCAAACACCGCACCGCCAATATGGATACACTGGTGGCACTCAGCACGGGCGTAGCTTACGGCATGAGCGTTTTCAATACCCTGTTCCCGCACTATTGGCACGAGCGGGGGCTGCACGGGCACGTCTATTTTGAAGCCGCCGCCGTGGTCATTGCCTTTATTTTGTTGGGCAAATGGCTGGAAGAGAAAGCCAAACGCGGCACTGCCTCAGCCCTGAAAAAACTGATGGGTATGCAGGCAAAAGTTGCCACGCGCCTCAACGAGTACGGTTTCCCCGAAACGGTGCGCATCAGCGACATCCAAGCAGGCGATAAATTACAGGTCAGAGCAGGCGAAAAAGTGCCCGTGGACGGAAAAATTGTTGAAGGTGAATCTTTTATAGACGAAAGCAGCATGACCGGCGAACCGTTGCCCGCTTTCAAACAGGCAGGCGATACGGTTTGGGCAGGCACCATGAACGGCAACAATCCTTTTGTGATGGAAGCCGTGCAGGTAGGCAGTCGCACACTCTTGGCACAAATCATCCAAAAAGTGCAGGAAGCACAGGGCAGCAAAGCCCCCATCCAGCAGTTGGCAGACCGCATCGCAGCGGTGTTTGTGCCCGTTGTTATCGGTATTTCCTTGCTGACTTTTGCGGTGTGGTATGCTTTCGGCGAACCAATGCAAGGTTTGTTCGCTGCCATTACCGTGCTGGTAATTGCCTGCCCTTGCGCTTTGGGGCTGGCTACGCCTACGGCCATTATGGTCGGCATTGGCAAGGGAGCAGAAAAAGGCATCCTCATCAAAGATGCGGCAAGCCTCGAACTTGCCAAAAAAATGGATGTGCTGGTGGTGGATAAAACCGGCACGCTGACACAAGGCAAGCCAAAAGTTGTTCATTACCAATGGTTTACCGACTCGGCGGAGCAACAGTCGGCAGCGGCTTTGCTGGCAGCCATTGAGCAGCAAACCCAACACCCGCTGGCAGAGGCAATCGTGCATCACTTGGCAGAACAGGGCATTGCAGCCGCCAACGTTTCGGGCAGTTTTGAAAGTATTGGAGGCAAGGGCATCCGTGCTACCGTTGGCGGGGCAACCTATCACGTCGGCAGTGCGCAACTGATGCGCGAGGCAGGAATTGCCCTTCCCGATGAACTGACAAGCACGCAGACAGCACAAACGCAAGTATTTTTTGCCGATAGCAGCCGTTTGCTGGCAGCCTTTGCTTTGCAAGATTTGCCCAAACCCGAAGCCGCCGAAGCCATCCGCCAACTGACTGACATGGGCATTGCCGTTCACATGCTCACGGGCGATAATCACGCTACTGCGCAAGCAATCGCCAAAGAATTGGGCATCGCACACTTTCAGGCAGAGGTTTTACCGCACCAAAAAGCCGACTACATAGCCGAGTTGCAGGCGCAGGGGCACACCGTAGGCATGGCAGGCGACGGCATCAACGACAGTGCCGCCCTTGCCCGCGCCGATGTGGGAATCGCTATGGCACGAGGCGCGGATATTGCCATAGATGCGGCAGCCGTTACCCTGATGCACAACGACTTGCGCAAAATTCCCGAAGCCATTCATCTTTCACGGCGCACGGCAGCCGCCATTCGGCAAAACCTGTTTTGGGCGTTTATCTACAACATCATCGGTATTCCCGTTGCAGCAGGTTTGCTCTATCCCTTCACAGGCTTTATGCTCAACCCCATGCTGGCTGGTGCGGCGATGGCACTCAGCAGCGTGAGCGTAGTCAGTAACAGTTTGCGCTTGAAGTGGGCGTAG